The following coding sequences are from one Acidobacteriota bacterium window:
- a CDS encoding PD40 domain-containing protein, with product MSSTRKALAVVLLAGLAAAGAPGLFAAGQNKIVYDTFDWSIYQSTHFDVYHYSREKATLQKVVSMAESAYDELSRRLNYQIPKRVPIIYYATHAEFEQNNIELNFIPEGVGAFAEPARNRMVLPIDLPDEKLQALIQHELTHVFQYEILFGGRLSRALTANPPTWFMEGMASYFGNDEDDKDRMYLRDAVNADLIPPITKVQIYGYPAYRYGHAVFDFIEAEWGKDGVRDFIFEFRSFLGRDISVALRRTFEIQPDDFDLKFRRYLRRKYLPLLAVKGEASEYGERFRVGPYGRDSFEIGAAPSPSGDFIATLTTYADDVDIGLLSVKERKLFKNLSPGTTTKYEYIVGQYVTTGPESGRDLSFAPDGDRIAVFGRQERGRKLLIFSARGGGLLERIAVAPDVPMAPSWSPSGNEIVFSAIEGNSRDIFLLDLKTRAVKNLTNDVAYDEGPVFSPDGKYVYHSKIVGARSKVVRFPLSDPAKVEQVTWGDGSDEDPAFSPDGKRLYYASSRGGIFNVYGQDLATGEIVQYTDVIGAALGPAAFMGPDGQEKVVFSGYQGGRFQLYMADAKKPFRKLDERAAAPAALKPDGASGFVPSVEVSVDPEKISRPKFKLFLDNASLIAGVNSDQTFVSQILLSFSDYLGDRRAFFQFDSVSTFSNFRIGYFNLSRRLQWGAQIYDNRSYFYGYDYDTGAVVRDQRIARDTGVTVLGTYPTSRYTRFDGNIGFVSRSLDVPILQSNADGSQQYVYLPRSDDVPTGGVGFSNDTTRYSYFGPLSGHRLDVNLQYTPSFQPGETTLSFDAIAEARLYVPLSRRVLFAFRGFAAHSNGAAPTVYAFGGLDTLRGYDYNTVIGNNIFYVNSEFRFPLIDVLATPILAFQGVRGRIFLDVGGGWFDGQSFVFMTDGQLNGLNNPGVPGGLASFGGGFSVYFLGLPWNVDFAKKWDFKNTLSDWQTTFYVGTTF from the coding sequence ATGTCTTCGACTAGGAAGGCCCTCGCCGTCGTGCTCCTCGCCGGCCTCGCCGCGGCCGGCGCCCCCGGGCTCTTCGCCGCCGGCCAGAACAAGATCGTCTACGACACGTTCGACTGGTCGATCTACCAGTCGACGCACTTCGACGTCTACCACTACTCGCGCGAGAAGGCGACGCTCCAGAAGGTCGTCTCGATGGCCGAGTCCGCGTACGACGAGCTCTCGCGCCGGCTGAACTACCAGATCCCGAAGCGCGTCCCGATCATCTACTACGCGACGCACGCCGAGTTCGAGCAGAACAACATCGAGCTGAACTTCATCCCCGAGGGCGTCGGCGCGTTCGCGGAGCCCGCGCGCAACCGGATGGTCCTCCCGATCGACCTGCCGGACGAGAAGCTCCAGGCGCTCATCCAGCACGAGCTCACGCACGTCTTCCAGTACGAGATCCTGTTCGGCGGCCGGCTCTCGCGCGCCCTCACCGCGAACCCGCCGACGTGGTTCATGGAGGGCATGGCCTCGTACTTCGGAAACGACGAGGACGACAAGGACCGGATGTACCTCAGGGACGCGGTCAACGCGGACCTCATCCCGCCGATCACGAAGGTCCAGATCTACGGCTACCCCGCGTACCGTTACGGCCACGCCGTCTTCGACTTCATCGAGGCCGAGTGGGGCAAGGACGGCGTCCGCGACTTCATCTTCGAGTTCCGGTCGTTCCTCGGGCGCGACATCTCCGTCGCGCTCCGCCGGACGTTCGAGATCCAGCCCGACGACTTCGACCTGAAGTTCCGGAGGTACCTGCGCCGCAAGTACCTTCCCCTCCTCGCGGTCAAGGGCGAGGCTTCCGAGTACGGCGAGCGCTTCCGCGTCGGCCCCTACGGGCGCGATTCCTTCGAGATCGGCGCGGCGCCCTCGCCGTCGGGCGACTTCATCGCGACGCTCACGACGTACGCGGACGACGTCGACATCGGCCTTCTCTCAGTCAAGGAGCGCAAGCTCTTCAAGAACCTCTCGCCCGGGACGACGACGAAGTACGAGTACATCGTCGGGCAGTACGTGACCACGGGGCCCGAGAGCGGGCGCGACCTGTCCTTCGCCCCGGACGGCGACCGCATCGCGGTCTTCGGCCGGCAGGAGCGCGGCCGGAAGCTCCTGATCTTCTCCGCGAGGGGCGGCGGCCTGCTCGAGCGCATCGCCGTCGCGCCCGACGTCCCGATGGCGCCGTCGTGGTCCCCGTCGGGCAACGAGATCGTCTTCTCGGCGATCGAGGGAAACAGCCGGGACATCTTCCTCCTCGACCTCAAGACGCGCGCCGTGAAGAACCTCACGAACGACGTCGCGTACGACGAGGGGCCCGTCTTCTCGCCCGACGGCAAGTACGTGTACCACTCGAAGATCGTGGGCGCCCGTTCGAAGGTCGTCCGCTTCCCGCTCTCGGATCCGGCGAAGGTCGAGCAGGTGACGTGGGGCGACGGCAGCGACGAGGATCCGGCGTTCTCGCCGGACGGCAAGCGGCTCTACTACGCGTCCTCCCGCGGCGGCATTTTCAACGTCTACGGGCAGGACCTCGCGACGGGCGAGATCGTCCAGTACACGGACGTCATCGGCGCCGCGCTCGGGCCGGCCGCGTTCATGGGGCCCGACGGCCAGGAGAAGGTCGTCTTCTCGGGCTACCAGGGCGGACGGTTTCAGCTCTACATGGCGGACGCGAAGAAGCCGTTCCGCAAGCTCGACGAGAGGGCGGCGGCGCCCGCGGCGCTGAAACCCGACGGGGCGTCCGGGTTCGTGCCGTCCGTCGAAGTCTCGGTCGACCCCGAGAAGATCTCGCGCCCGAAGTTCAAGCTCTTCCTCGACAACGCGTCCCTCATCGCCGGCGTGAACTCGGACCAGACGTTCGTCTCGCAGATTCTCCTGTCGTTCTCCGACTACCTCGGCGACCGGCGCGCCTTCTTCCAGTTCGACTCGGTGTCGACGTTCTCGAACTTCCGCATCGGCTACTTCAACCTCAGCCGCCGCCTCCAGTGGGGCGCGCAGATCTACGACAACCGCAGCTACTTCTACGGCTACGACTACGACACCGGCGCGGTCGTCCGGGACCAGCGGATCGCGCGGGACACGGGCGTCACCGTCCTGGGGACCTACCCGACCTCGCGTTACACGCGCTTCGACGGGAACATCGGCTTCGTGAGCCGCTCGCTCGACGTCCCCATCCTCCAGTCGAACGCGGACGGCTCCCAGCAGTACGTCTACCTGCCCCGGTCGGACGACGTGCCGACGGGGGGCGTGGGGTTCTCGAACGACACGACGCGCTACTCGTACTTCGGGCCGCTCTCGGGGCACCGGCTCGACGTGAACCTCCAGTACACGCCGTCCTTCCAGCCGGGCGAGACGACGCTCTCGTTCGACGCGATCGCGGAGGCGCGTCTCTACGTCCCGCTCTCGCGGCGCGTCCTCTTCGCGTTCCGGGGCTTCGCCGCGCACTCGAACGGGGCAGCGCCCACCGTGTACGCGTTCGGCGGCCTCGACACCCTTCGCGGCTACGACTACAACACGGTCATCGGCAACAACATCTTCTACGTGAACAGCGAGTTCCGTTTCCCTCTCATCGACGTCCTCGCGACGCCGATCCTCGCGTTCCAGGGCGTGCGGGGGCGCATCTTCCTCGACGTCGGCGGCGGCTGGTTCGACGGCCAGAGCTTCGTGTTCATGACGGACGGCCAACTCAACGGGCTGAACAACCCGGGGGTCCCGGGCGGACTCGCGTCTTTCGGCGGCGGTTTCTCGGTCTACTTCCTGGGTCTGCCGTGGAACGTGGACTTCGCCAAGAAGTGGGACTTCAAGAACACGCTGTCGGACTGGCAGACGACCTTCTACGTCGGGACGACCTTCTAG